The region ATAATACTGCAAGGATAATTAAGAGAGCATTGCACAGCATCAGTAAACTAAAATTGACAGGTACAGGTAGAAAAAACACACTACATGTGTCTGCAATGGTGTAGCAAATCTCACACCCCTCCCAGCTGAATAAGAAGAAAACACTGCGGGCCAGTGCCTATTAATCTAGAAGTTCTATAATTGCCACGTACAATAACTGTATTGATAAGGGTATCATCTCCGTTGATGGTTGGAATGTAGAAACACTGTGTCACAAAGTGCAGCAGCACCACCAGAGCCATGAAGAGCTTGAACACTCTGCACAGAAAAAAAAGGAAATATGCTAGGTAGTTACGCAAACAACTTACCCTGACTTGGCTATTTTCTTCACATTTTTTCTAAACCAGCCATTTTTATGGAAGATGAACAATGAGTAGTGTTCTCTGCTGCTTCCAATCTTATTGACAAATCTTCGTACTCGATGGAGTAGTCTGCTTTCTGTAGTAAATGTCCCCCGAACAGATCCCCTGTGGTGAAGGACACGACTTCTCAGGGCCTGAATCTCGTGATCGGAGATGTTCACCTCCTCAAGAGTGTTTACACGGAGTCGGTGAAGGCTTGAGGATTGCCTACAGATAAGTGAACAAGCGGACCGTTTAAGCGTCAAAATGTCACATGTCACTATAACAAATTATCATTACAAAAAAATGCCGAGATTTAAACTGATCTTGAGATTCAAAGCTCTGTTCTAAACTTTTACACGACAGGACCAACCATACACAACTAACCTggtttcaagtgaggtgaatgACTGATCAAGAAATGGGCTTGCAGGACGTACTCCTGACCCCACAGCCTCTGACAAGCTCTGTCTCCTCCTCCTGAATGCAGCCATACTAGACTTCAGCAGAGTTATACAAATTCCTCAGTAAGCTTAGAGTGTTTTGGGGTCTGAGATAACCATACTAGACTTAGTAGATTTATACAAATCCGTCAGTATATAAGTTTTTATAAGCAGCTTGGGTCTGAGATCATCACATTTGGCTGAGTCCATACCCCCGGCCCCGGCCCCATCACCAATAAAAGCACAGTGACAGAGTTCACTCAATAGCCAGGTCAGCACTTTTGTAAATGTGGAAGAGTCGATCGAGTGATCGTGAGTGAGTGGCGAGTGCAGTGCTAGTGGTATggcatagatgatacagtactgtatcatctatgggTATGGTGGATGATTTGCCCTGATTTGCCAGAGGATCTAGGACCACCAGGAGTTGATCAAATAGTGTAAGTGAGCAGAACAATGGATTGTAATATTTAAGATCTGTGGTATCTATATATATCTAGTATCATTATAAATATTAAAAAACAGGCATAGGTAGACACTAGGTAGTTGCCATTATTGTAGAAACTCTACTGGTACCTGCCATGTAATTTTATAAGGTTGTGTGCCCAATAATTTGTTAGCTCCGCTGTTAATTAGTGTTGTGGAAATAGTTTCGTGTGCCCCCCTCCCTTTGTTACTGCAAGTGACTGAATACCACACATCTAGTTCCCAGTCAAACAACTACAAGCAATCTACCCCCTCTGTTGTACAGTTTTTTGGAACTTGCAGCCATAGTCTGCAAATACTGTTTGTTGTGTACTAGAGATATTATGGTTCATTGTTGCTAGTGCCTCACACAACTGTGTAGAAACattgtctcatgaatcagttGCCCTCTATAATAAGACTCGTGATTTGGCCGCCCAACGTTTAGAGGGCGGCTGAAATATGAGACTAGCAGAAGTGCAGTGGCcactactgctgagtcagcaaaacgaaaagcaatttggcctggaatgtcattaaaaggtcataattagtgaaagttcaagtgatgtccgacctcctctggtttcaaGAGGCaaccacagaggaggtacgacacgcgattaagctcacgtggctgctatttcttgattgaaggcaaaaaagacaaagaagtcgttacaaatgcattccaatgacgacattcaactggtggcaagtaagcgccataaagagacaagtttagagcataaaactcagtgaatttgttgctggctagtagctagagttttacaagtagagattagatttgttgtaacaaccaaggctcagatgttggcagtgatcctattctgaatgcaggcacagaatacttattaaacactctaaaacagaattaaactaaaaacaataatatctcaaaatctaagtggtggttgaaactggttgaaaagctatttcacatcCGTATAAGCCCAGCAATGAACCATCCTGATCTTAGAAACGTCAAGTTtatttcttgaaagatacacgccaaaccaaatccactatcaaagtacacagtcttgaatgatattcatgcacaagttaatgagattcataatccttttggcttgtcatgtgaccgtgtcgtacctcctctgaggcaaccagagcagaggaggttggacagtATCACGTGCAACAATCTAGATTGTCACATGACCTCTTACTTTTACCTTGTTTTGATGGTACATTTCATAGCTAAGAAACTGTGTAGTTTGTAGCTGTTTTTAGCTATTGGTCAAAGAGAGGAGGTCAAACTACACTGATATCCATCGCCAACCCTGTTCAACCCCATATTAACGAAGCCAGGAAATTGCGTTGAAGGTAAACTGTCTGTACTAGCCACAGTGTTACTGTATTTGGTGTAGAACATTAAAATAGTGATTATAGAACATTGTAAGTAGAAAGTGTCTATGCTACTCTTAGGTtcaaccaagggcgtatacagagaagagggcatgcaaactcaccctattctcagaatcatctgacttcgtattgagctatttttagaactgcccacaaaaatacccacgcgtaacctttgaccgcacaaggtaaatcaagaTTTTTTTGTATCTgcagctagctcgattgcagcatggatagaactagttctcagcagcagtatggctcgtactagcagtgtcaaaggcaaaggcaaaccatccaacagttgcaacgccaagaagatgaaaccttgGACcataaacctgtcttcctgagtctctggtacttcttaacaatacgcccagcacttaacttccctctcgaaggggttgtcttggacctggctggactaggactggtcatgacacttctctaaaatagctagctctgattgatgtacacgcccataattataactctgtaaatacaccgcccacttgttcctgtccgtatactggattctatttttagtatATCCGGCCTttgatacgaagtcggatgagtacgtagggcacatagtgagttgcatgccctcttctctgtatacgcccttggttcAACCTAGTATGGAAGAGCTGACGAAGGCAGAGGGTACTCCCGAGGACGCAACGATGGATGTTCCTTTACTGACGTTAAAGGAGGTAAATATGCCTATGAATCTGGTTGTGATACATGCACTCTTTTGTAGACATTTATGGATGGCGAAAAGTGACCCTCATGTTTTGGACATGGGCCTATTTATTGCTGTATAATTGTGCATCGACAAAAGAGGTTGATCTGATTGAAGGTGATCTTACAGATTTCAGCATTGGTGCAAAAGAGACCAACGTAGCCGTCCCCACCCGAAGCAAGATAACACTTAAACAAGCAGTTTCACAAACACCCTGTGACTGTGGAGCTACCACCTTAGTCTCGCGGACCTAGACCCCTGATAGTATATTGGCTGGTCCACGAGACTACTACCACCTCCTCCTGCTAGACCTTCAAGAACTCTCATAATGTCAACTCATATTGTGTactcaataatattattctaCTGATATATCTGCTCACTCTATAACTAAGAGTGATGTGCTTGAAAGATCTACAAGAAACAGCCATCTCTCTTGTATCCatgtagcctcaattccaaGCCGCCgtggatcgaggctagtatcaaTGCAGCAATGCAGCAGAGCCAGAGCAGCAGAGctcctagcctcgaatccaggccgtattttaatcggcctggtctcgaggctacagAGCTCCAGACTCTGGCACCTCTGGCAGAGCTCTGTCAATGCAGTGTGCTTAgttgaggtcaaagttcaataaattattgcattccagtaattaccgtatagcgtgtaattttcgtacTCACTTTCATTTTCAAAAAAAATGGAATTTTTGTAGTCTCGCGGACCCAGACCCTGATAATATATCGGCTGGTCCACGAGActataattttcgtgggggcaaaatattcatggtttttgtgtttggaggtctgaccacgaatattttacccacgaatgaagcgaccttgcctacctttacccgcagtgcaagctccaaccacgaaaatattacccacgaaatgtctcaatattgctgaaccacgaatacacgaatattttgtcccccgaaaattacctgccaTACGGTACTTTACCTATAGGTGCACGTGATACTGTCCAACCTGTTACTACTCTTATCTATGGATATGGATGAAGATAGCCACGATGGAGAACTAGATGATAGCGAAGATTCTGAAGATGAGACACTTACTAAAACACCTCCAGTTTCATTAAACTTGAAGCTTTACTGTGCAACAGATGAGGCCCAGTCTAGATCTGTTAAAATTGTCACTCCCTGCACACCAAGAACTATTCTAGATGTTAAACTGTGTGTAGAGAACGAGCTCAGCATACCAGCCTGTTGTCAAGAATTGAGCTTTGAATCTCAGAAGCTGCGAGATTGTGATTCTGTCGAAGTGTTAAAAATTAGAGAAGGGGATACGTTGACAATCAACTATGAAAGTGAAGGAATGGTTGAGGATGTCAGGGAGATCATCAAAGGAATGAAATCTATGAATCGTATTCTCAGAAAAAAGACGATCAGAAAGTGACTAGAAAATGGCGGTGGATGTGATACCGAAATTTCTAATAATCTAGACACAGTTAAAGTTAAAGTTCAGTTACTGGCTTCTGCATACTTTCACCCACCTACCGACCCTAGGAGCAAAGCTAACCGGTTGTTCTTCGTAAGCAACAACGGCCTTCAGATCATGCACCAACTTCACGTAGAGCTGCTTAGATATCCATGGGACAAATGTGTGCTGGAAATGCAGTATCTAGAGCATTCAATTTTAAATGTTCTATGGGATCTTTCGGCATCTTTTTCGATCAGACTGCTGCTGCTGGAAAGACCAACTTTGGAGGCTGTGATAAAGTCACTAGTTAGAGTAGAAATTCCCGCTAATTCATTTTTTCATGGTCCGATTGGGTCATCATACGAGTACAAGAGAATCACAAGTGAAATGCTATACATGGCTGTTGGAGTTGTTAGCAAGTAAGTACTACCTAAGACATCACTAATCAAAAAGAGGTTTATCGCCCACGCTCATAGTAAAACATAAACAACTACtacccataattatgcctcggtgcgcatgcgcaagcgaggtatacggtagtgtgtttttgtgtgtgtgtgtgtgtgtacgtgtgcatgtgtagactgctacagctgctcaaggatgaatcaagtgcaagtaagagtttctataggcttctagtcatgttttcttggattttatttcgtggatttgcaaaataatgcttcgttctcgagttatgcctagttttgcttacttggaataccattgcaaccttttcagaagagcacgtaagagtgagaagagagctgaaaagctctgctgatggcaacCATTACgcacttgaacttttggcattgatcgttaatttttaacaacaattatggtcaatcattacccactctttgagtttgcatgcagtaaaatatTGCAAAaatagctattagtagctttatagctttggcatctccaccgaggcatcaacacctgcggtgctttcattactaTGGTGGTTATTTTAATATCCATTTTCAACTGATAACCACAAACATCAACATGTTAAAATTGCAATACCTACAAACATAATATTTATTATCTAAACACATAGTTTGGCTGAAATCCCTAACTGTCGAGTGGCAATTGCGTCCAGGAAGGATGTGCTGGATCAACTACTGGCCACACTGACCTGTCCTACCTACACTTACATTGACTCACTGGTGCGTCTGTAGGGCTACTGTGTCTTGCTTACAGGTGAACACCTTGTACATAGCAATGAGATTATGATAAtcaattgatataattattgtacatacattatTACAATTAATATCATAACTACACGCGCAGACAatcacatgattataatttatatgcatgcaacaaCGTTCTCTctctatacatacatacatgaaCTCACAGCCCTGAAACCCACCAGTATCTGATTAAAGACAATGTTATCCGCAAGTTTGACAAAGCATGTGACTCTGTCAAGGATCACACTCACATGGACGAACAGCTGCTTAAGTAAGTCAAACGGTATCTCAACTATGCGTTTGAAAGTCATTATTTCTGTACAGATACTTTTGTTGCGTATTTTATGCTCTACTGCTGTCCACCTCACCGGCCATGATCCCAACTCATGCGAAACTACAGATGAAACATGCCATGAAAAACTTTCTAGAGTCAGCTGATTATGAAACAATTAGAGATCACGAGAAAAAGAACGGGTACACTTGGACGACTGTTACTCACTTCGTCAAGCTCGTTTACATTCCTAAGCAGAGTTCCCAGTGGTCTATCTGCACTCCAAAGGAGGTCATAGCCGAAAACAACGAACTAGAAGATCTCTGCATCGAGACTGGTGTCTTTATTCTACAAAACGTGCTTCTATCCAACGACACTCGAGAGATTCTAAAGGCTGAATCATTGGTGGACTATATAGTATGCATGCCCTGGCATCTGTCACCGGATACAAAGGCACACGTAAGAGCATGTGCTCTAAGACAGTTTCTAAGCAGCAAAATGCAGTTACAACCTCCAACGCTTGTTAACCTGGCCAAGGCTAAACTTGCTGTGAGTCATTGTGGGCTAGAGAGAGCAGTGAAAGCCCGAGGCTTGCATGACATTGTTGCAGCATAGGCCATTAGTGTGTGTTCGTGTGCATTTTTAACTGGCTTTATAGATGGTATTTTTGTAAACCAACAACCTTAATACAAATTAATGGACACAAACATTGCAATAATCATGTTTACAAAGCTAACTACACTAGAAAATCCTTGGATATGTGCATCACTGGGATGTGTGGATTTGTTCTTGTATCGATCTTTGATTTCCCCCTGCCCCTCTCCTGCTACACACAGGAAGGAGCCCCACTGTCCAGCACTGACCAGAAGAAGCAGTGATTCAGGTGTTAGCCTAACGAAAGACCTGAAGCATACAAAGGGACCGGCAATTCATATTTTCCATTCAGTTGAAACGAATTGGGCTGGGTATAGTTACTCACAGGACCATACAAATACAAGTTCGTACTTTGCTATGGGGACACTCACTAGATAGAGGATCGTGATCCTATCACTTGGAACACAGTGAGATAAGCAAATATCATGTTGTTAAAGGAGATGATGCCGCGACGAGGCCCCTCAGGCCACTCTGCACAGGTGCTACCGTATGGGCAGCTGTGACTGCCATCAATACTCTGATTTTGAGTACAGGGGAACTCACTCACTAGCACAGTCCTGTTTATACCTGCAAAGGTCAAATGTGTGTATAGCACATGCGTAACTCCATACTAGGCAACTACACatgtagtatatacatgtagcatataataattgtaataaAAAACAGTAGAGCATTCACCGACCGTAACATTATGGGGAATGAttgtgaatctataaagcatCGATTAGAAAACTGTGTTTTTGGTGTTTTTGTTGCCTTCAAGATCGGCCTAAAGTTTCAACTATAAGTAGCCTAttttttcaaccactgtctcattTCAGCAGTCCATCAAAGTGTttagttcgctcaaacagctcattattgtgtccacacacacacacaccaatcactctacccctgctgcgcaTGCACGgggtaattataataattataacatagaCCAAATCTACGTGTACAAGAACAAACACTTAAGAAATGAGTCACACAAATGTACACTCTACAACCAAGCACAACGAGCGATAGAGCCTAGATAGCAACGATTAATGATTCATACCAGCTGGAGTGAGGTGTGAGGCGAAGCATCCTTTATGTAGTCTGCCGTTAAACAGCTGTATACCAATTAGTGCCAGGAAGGTGATGACAATGAAAGTGAGGACACCCAGGTAGAAAAGAGGAGCAACCGACTTGGCCAGAGCCTTCAAAATGAACTGGACACCTACAATGAATTGACTGATGAGGGTTAGATGCCCCAGAATAAACTCACACCAAATAatacactatacatgcatgcatgtgtactagTACCAGCTCTGAATCATAATACTTGCTACAGTCTTGTGGATGTGATATTGTCAAACACTGTGGTTCAGGCTGTAGTATAACTTTAGGGGTGTTTAATTTTGGTTAAGAAGTTGGTGTCGGGTCTTGGCCACATTtcaactatatagctacaccCGTACCGAGCATAACAAATAATTTAGTAAGTATCAATCACTATAGCAGGGTGTACTAGCAGTCTTACTTTCCGATAAGGCGAACAACTTGATGAGCTTGAAGGCCATAAATGAAGCAAAAATCTCTCCGACCAGCGGGTTAATATTGGACGTTGCTATATACAGGATCCTGAATTGAAGAGTGTGGAACACAGCTTTCAATAAGACGTGTGAAACAAATTGTAGCAAATAAAGAAAGTAGGAAAACTAACTTTGAAAGCTGCCACATTCATAACTGTACAATCATCAACAGTGTAAAGACAACTGCTAGAAAAGCTGACAAGTTGTCAACTAGCTAACGTAATACACTCCACACTCACCCCACAATGATGACAAAGATGTCTAGGACATGAGCGTATTTCCGTAAGTAAGCCTTCGGAGAGTGGACCAGGCTGTAAGCTATGATGTTGAGTACTGCCTCCATTATGTACAGGACTAGTACCACTACGGTAACATAATACTGCAAGGATAATTAAGAGAGCATTGCACGGCATCAGTAAACTAAAATTGACAGGTACAGGTAGAAAAAACACACTACATGTGTCTGCAATGGTGTAGCGAATCTCACACCCCTCCCAGCTGAATAAGAAGAAAACACTGCGGGCCAGTGCCTATTAATCTAGAAGTTCTATAATTGCCACGTACGATAACTGTATTGATAAGGGTATCATCTCCGTTTATGGTTGGAATGTAGAAACACTGTGTCACAAAGTGCAGCAGCACCACCAGAGCCATGAAGAGCTTGAACACTCTGCACAGAAAAAAAGGAAATATGCTAGGTAGTTACGCAAACAACTTACCCTGACTTGGCTATTTTCTTCACATTTTTTCTAAACCAGCCATTTTTATGGAAGATGAACAATGAGTAGTGTTCTCTGCTGCTTCCAATCTTATTGATAAATCTTCGTACTCGATGGAGGAGTCTGCTTTCTGTAGTAAATGTCCCCTGAACAGACCCCCTGTGGTGAAGGACACGACTTCTCAGGGCCTGAATCTCGTGATCGGAGATGTTCACCTCCTCAAGAGTGTTTACACGGAGTCGGCGAAGGCTTGAGGATTGCCTACAGATGAGTGAACAAGCGGACCGTTTAAGCGTCAAAATGTCACATGTCACTATAAAAAATTATCATTACAAAAAAATGCCGAGATTTAAACTGATCTTGAGATTCAAACCTCTGTTCTAAATTTTACACGACAGGACCAACCATACACAACTAACCTggtttcaagtgaggtgaatgACTGGTCAATAAATGGGCTTGCAGGACGTACTCCTGACCCCACAGCCTCTGACAAGCTCTGTCTTCTCCTCCTGAATGCAGCCATACTAGACTTTAGCAGAGTTATACAAATTCCTCAGTAAGCTTGGAGTGTTTTTGGGTCTGAGATAGCCATACTAGACTTGAGTAGATTTATACAAATCCGTCAGTACATAAGTTTTTATAAGCAGCTTGGGTCTGAGATcatcacatgtacattatttggCTGAGTCCCATACCCCCATCACCAATAAAAGCACAGTGACAGAGTTCACTCAATAGCCAGGTCAGCACTTTTGTAACAAATTAAATGTGGAAGAGTCGATCGAGTGATTTCGAGTGGCGAGTGCAGTGGTGGATGATTTGCCCTGATTTGCCAGAGGATCTGGGACCACCAGGAGTTGATCAAATAGTGTAAGTGAGCAGAACAATGAATTGTAATAATGCGTTAAGATCTGTGGTATCTTATTAAACTAGTGTAGATCTATGTATCTagatatattatataattatatataatatcattataaatatTAAAACAGGCAGAGGTAGACACTAGGTAGTTGCCATTATTGTAGAAACTCTACTGGTACCTGCCATGTAATTTTATAAGTTTGTGTAGAATCTTAGCTCCTCGTGTTAATTAGTGTTGTGCAAATAGTTTCGTGTGCCCCCTCCCTTTGTTACTGCAAGTGACTGAATACCACATCTAGTTCCCAGTCAAAACAACTACAAGCAATCTACCCCCTCTGTTGTACAGTTTTTTGGAACTTGCAGCCATAGTCTGCAAATACTGTTTGTTGTGTACTAGAGATATTACAGTTCATTGTTGCTAGTGCCTTACACAATGAAAAGCATTCGTAATTACTCTGCTGATATAAAGCTGGTAGATTGGCTGGGATAGATAGATTGTGGTCAAAACTTCACCTATTGTTGGTGTACAAGCAAGAGCTCAGCTGGGGCTTGTAGTGTACAAGCTTAGCTcaggtataataattttatgactTGTTAGTGTACAAGCTAGTCTAAGAGCTGATAGATTATGTACCGAGGACTATTGATTAGTAGCATTTGTATCCAGTCACTTTTTCATACTGCTAGGATCGAACAGCTAGGATTGTACTAACTTGTGAAACCTGGAACGCTGAATTACATGTAAATTGtgaacacacacccacagtgaGTCATAATGGACGTAGTGCCGGCCCTCTCACTGGACGCCATCCCCTATCCCCTGAACGAGCAGTCGCTGATGGACAAGGTGGAGAGCTTGACGGCAGCCATTGCTGAGGCTAACGAGGAGAGGGCACAGGCAGCTGAGTATGGGTTGGTGCTGTTGTCAGAGAAACAGGCCCTGAGGAGTCAATACGATGAGCTGAGTGGACTGTACGAAAGCACGAAGAGGGAGCTGGAGAACTCAGTCGATGTGAGTCTCTGTTGCACATATAGAGCATTGTATGTAATTTCTTCACATCAGGCAGTTTGTGCTCCATAAGTTATCTTACTGTAGTACATGATTATATTGAATCATGCAtcttatgtgtgtgcatgcaggcTATCAAGCAAGTCCAAGCCGACTATGAGAAGAGGCTGAAGGAGGTGGAGTCACAGAGAGAGCAGCTGCTCGACGAAATGGAGACCAGAGAGACCTCTCTTATAGCAAAGGTGTGAGTGGGTCATCTTTATTGAGTGAATGTATACCGTACAATGAGTTGAAATTGCATGTGTCAAGGGAATGTCATAAATAATTACGTGTACACACTCATACTTGAAATTGGCAGCCGAGCCATAaacatgaacatgcatgccTGCTGCTCTGTATGAACTGAGAACTGAGACTGTTGTGCATGTTTTAGGTTGACAAGCTGGGGGAGGATATACGGCAACTAGAGAGGAAGCTGAAGCAGTCTACCTCAGAACAGGAGCACCTTAATGGCCATAACACATTCCTTAATGCTGAACTGGACAGGTGAGCAAtgtaaattaattataattatctcctgCGTActacgctataattatttatctaTACGTGTAGATGCTGTAGAAATTCTAGTttctaatacataattatacatgtatttgtaatTACTGTGTAGACTGTCCCTTATAAACGTGTTCCATTGTTGGCTCGCACCTTGTGTATATTTATGGATACAAGGATAAATTCTTTGTTCTGGCTTGGCCATATTTTACTCATGGGTAGTAAATAGCATTGGTTGTTGATTCTGGGATGATCTCATAGTTGTAGTGGTTCTACAGCGGTACTATCGGCAGTAGTAGTTACCATGGGAACGGTAGTTGAGTTGGTTGAACAATGAAGCACGAGTGCACCAGTTTGCACTTACTATTAGTACGTAGAAGCAGAAGGAGAAATAACGTATTATTCATTGTCGCTGCAGGCATAGGAGAGAGTGTGATGTTCTACGAGAGgataacagaagatggaagCAAGAACAATTTACAGCTAACAGAGAGACAGATGACATGAAAAAATACATTGAAAAGTTGGAAAAGAGAATTCAAAAACTGCTCAAATTTGAAGATGAATGTTCTGTGTTACAAGAAATGAACCAGACGCTGGCTCAAGAGTCTGAGTCTTTGTCTCATCAGTATGAACTCATTCTAACAGAAAAAGAAGAGCTAGAGAACCAGGCGAAACAGGTAGTGGAGGCACTCAACGAGGAAAGAGAAGCCAAGTCAATTCTCGAGACCAAACTCCAAGAAGAAGAGATACGTTCTCCGCCCCACCCCAGCTGGGCCATTGAGCGAGAGAGTGCCAGTCCCCCTCTGTTATCCAGTAGCAAGAGGAACTCAATTAAGACGACTCCTGATCACACGAGACTCACGTCTCTCTCACCCACCCAGCGTGATGGTAGCTTAGAGCCCAACATGCAGTCGACACCGTACTCTCCTAAGAGAATGCCTAATTTATTGAGTGAGCTACAAAATTCATTTATGGGAAATGTGGACTCTGCCGAGCTGGAAACATTGCAGCAAAGGTGCCAGGAAGCTGAAAATACTATTACCTCTCTTCAGAAAGAGAAACTAGTATTGGAAGAGAAGGTTTCATCTTTTTCACTAGAGAAAACTGAAACATTTACACGAATTGACAGTGTTAAGGAAGAGTATGCCAAAGCCATTTCCGAGAGGGACACATTGATATCTTCTCTTAAAGAGGATGTGCTCACGAAGGAGGAAGCCATTGGGCGATTAAGAAATCGACTCAAC is a window of Halichondria panicea chromosome 13, odHalPani1.1, whole genome shotgun sequence DNA encoding:
- the LOC135345945 gene encoding protein bicaudal D-like, which codes for MDVVPALSLDAIPYPLNEQSLMDKVESLTAAIAEANEERAQAAEYGLVLLSEKQALRSQYDELSGLYESTKRELENSVDAIKQVQADYEKRLKEVESQREQLLDEMETRETSLIAKVDKLGEDIRQLERKLKQSTSEQEHLNGHNTFLNAELDRHRRECDVLREDNRRWKQEQFTANRETDDMKKYIEKLEKRIQKLLKFEDECSVLQEMNQTLAQESESLSHQYELILTEKEELENQAKQVVEALNEEREAKSILETKLQEEEIRSPPHPSWAIERESASPPLLSSSKRNSIKTTPDHTRLTSLSPTQRDGSLEPNMQSTPYSPKRMPNLLSELQNSFMGNVDSAELETLQQRCQEAENTITSLQKEKLVLEEKVSSFSLEKTETFTRIDSVKEEYAKAISERDTLISSLKEDVLTKEEAIGRLRNRLNSASAEKSSKEIEVEGLKDELQHIKESSVCEMEKAQKEYVEEQVKNAELRGEVSVLEEQLVFFSNTIEKLENIIFSSQTELTLMADDLHNLHKTVVTLGSENKRGGPSPSPNNLVGNDIAPNLSNEDDSLNPFYSIKLVKRKTSVPVHHESQSLFAIVQLHQQLRSMRLPLEHFTKTMLEKSLAHSAIKRVPSNPTSPTLGAAGDKKTNLDLEASVNKWKAKLAHKIEEISNLRAIMKARSTTTDVAISSLRSKLEGQARAYQTELTRLKHQLKMLRKEKDEQLNLRTMYAKRCQEHANEITKLKRDIESMTIQYEDVMISLKKTIQRKLELATELDEYRMEQERLHLIPKLLGSSRI
- the LOC135345967 gene encoding dihydropyridine-sensitive L-type skeletal muscle calcium channel subunit alpha-1-like — its product is MAAFRRRRQSLSEAVGSGVRPASPFIDQSFTSLETRQSSSLRRLRVNTLEEVNISDHEIQALRSRVLHHRGSVQGTFTTESRLLHRVRRFINKIGSSREHYSLFIFHKNGWFRKNVKKIAKSGVFKLFMALVVLLHFVTQCFYIPTINGDDTLINTVIYYVTVVVLVLYIMEAVLNIIAYSLVHSPKAYLRKYAHVLDIFVIIVGILYIATSNINPLVGEIFASFMAFKLIKLFALSESVQFILKALAKSVAPLFYLGVLTFIVITFLALIGIQLFNGRLHKGCFASHLTPAGINRTVLVSEFPCTQNQSIDGSHSCPYGSTCAEWPEGPRRGIISFNNMIFAYLTVFQVIGSRSSI
- the LOC135345977 gene encoding uncharacterized protein LOC135345977; this encodes MDEQLLKYFCCVFYALLLSTSPAMIPTHAKLQMKHAMKNFLESADYETIRDHEKKNGYTWTTVTHFVKLVYIPKQSSQWSICTPKEVIAENNELEDLCIETGVFILQNVLLSNDTREILKAESLVDYIVCMPWHLSPDTKAHVRACALRQFLSSKMQLQPPTLVNLAKAKLAEGAPLSSTDQKKQ